The genomic interval ATTTCCTGCGCATTTCGGAAAAGAGCATCGTGACCGTGGCGGTTCCGGTTCACTTCATCAACGATGACACCTGCCCCGGCATCAAGAAGGGCGGCGTTCTCAACATCGTCCGTCACGAGGTCGAATTCCACTGCCCGGCGAACGCGATCCCCGACAGCATCACGGTCGATCTCGGTTCGGCCCAGCTCGGCGACAGCATCCACATTTCGTCGGTTGACCTGCCGAAGAACGTGACGCCGGTCATCACCGACCGCGACTTCACCATTGCCACCATCGCAGCGCCGGCCGGCCTCAAGTCCGACGACGAAGAAGCGCCCGAGGCCGATGAGGTTGAAGCAACCGCACAGTCTGACGACGACAATTCCGACGAGAATTGATCCCGTCCAGGACAGGCAATCAGGGACCGCGGGCGAAAGCTCGCGGTCTTTTATTGTAAGCGCCGACTAAAATACACTTGCCAACCCTGTTGCCAAAGCGTTTAATATCAGTGTTTTAAGTCTGTCGG from Martelella mediterranea DSM 17316 carries:
- a CDS encoding 50S ribosomal protein L25/general stress protein Ctc encodes the protein MSNTNSVLTAEARERVGKGSARELRRNGMVPAVIYGDKQPPVSISISRNEITKLIFGGGFMTTTFNVEVGKDKYMVLPKDYQLDPVRDFVMHVDFLRISEKSIVTVAVPVHFINDDTCPGIKKGGVLNIVRHEVEFHCPANAIPDSITVDLGSAQLGDSIHISSVDLPKNVTPVITDRDFTIATIAAPAGLKSDDEEAPEADEVEATAQSDDDNSDEN